From the Candidatus Ozemobacteraceae bacterium genome, one window contains:
- a CDS encoding GNAT family N-acetyltransferase, whose translation MNASVTASSEEWNAHLAGFSPQYRDIYFTYGWHDLFARDIGAAPRAFLFEGARGTRVLYPFLLRKIPERFSPSPLFACESAYGYGGPLTEAPDPADLAMADDAFCDWARTSGIVAEFLRFHPLLDTHRWFRRDVLIEENRPTVTVPLDAPYEQLFQRFSPAKRRNIRKADKAGIVVRRGEDFDGFWRLYEATMSRLAAARFYRFSEEHRARLERLVRSSGFLLEARISGRLVGAAVFLRSAGFLHFHLGGSDEAFLGAAPNDRLMAEAVRLGLETGAGAVHLGGGATTDAGDTLLRFKKGFSPTLTLFRTGKRVHQPALHDLFLNLRREETGARPSRFLEYLDDI comes from the coding sequence ATGAACGCCTCAGTCACGGCATCTTCCGAAGAATGGAACGCGCATCTTGCCGGCTTTTCGCCGCAGTATCGCGACATCTATTTCACCTACGGCTGGCATGACCTGTTCGCCAGGGACATCGGGGCCGCGCCAAGGGCCTTTCTCTTCGAAGGAGCCCGCGGAACCCGCGTGCTCTACCCGTTCCTTCTGCGAAAAATTCCGGAACGCTTTTCCCCGTCCCCGCTCTTCGCCTGCGAATCCGCCTATGGATACGGCGGCCCCCTGACGGAAGCCCCGGACCCTGCCGACCTGGCCATGGCCGACGACGCTTTCTGCGACTGGGCCCGAACGAGCGGCATCGTCGCCGAATTCCTGAGATTCCATCCGCTCCTCGACACCCATCGCTGGTTTCGGCGAGACGTGCTGATCGAAGAAAACAGGCCCACGGTGACCGTCCCTCTGGATGCCCCATACGAACAGCTCTTCCAGCGATTTTCCCCGGCAAAGCGGAGAAACATCCGCAAAGCGGACAAGGCCGGCATTGTCGTCAGACGCGGAGAGGATTTCGACGGTTTCTGGCGGCTGTACGAAGCCACGATGAGCAGGCTCGCCGCCGCCAGGTTCTATCGTTTTTCGGAAGAACACAGGGCGCGTCTCGAACGGCTGGTGCGGTCGTCCGGTTTCCTTTTGGAGGCGCGCATCTCCGGTCGTCTGGTCGGGGCGGCCGTGTTCCTGAGGTCCGCCGGGTTTCTGCATTTTCACCTTGGCGGAAGCGACGAAGCCTTCCTCGGTGCGGCTCCCAACGACCGGTTGATGGCGGAAGCAGTCAGGCTCGGCCTTGAAACGGGGGCCGGGGCCGTCCACCTCGGTGGCGGGGCGACGACGGATGCCGGCGACACCCTGCTGCGCTTCAAAAAAGGATTTTCCCCCACCCTGACCCTCTTCCGAACCGGAAAACGGGTTCACCAGCCGGCCCTCCACGACCTGTTCCTGAATCTCCGGCGGGAGGAGACCGGCGCACGTCCGTCCAGGTTTCTCGAGTATCTCGACGATATATAA